The following proteins are co-located in the Polymorphospora rubra genome:
- a CDS encoding NAD(P)-dependent alcohol dehydrogenase produces MQIRAAVTDTPGGPFVIQAVDLEAPRSREVLVRIAAAGLCHTDLSMQAIWPRRLTPMVFGHEGAGVVEAVGAEVTGLAPGDHVCLTFNSCGSCEQCAAGYPAYCHSQQALNTSGGRGDGTTPLSRDGVPVRGVFFGQSSFATFALAHERNVVRVPADLPAVVAAPLGCGVQTGAGTVFNRLRPEPGNSLVVIGAGGVGLSARMAAVVLGCDPVIVIEPVASRRALATELGARAALDPTADDLATAVRDLTGGGAHHIVDTTSRPEMLRQAVAALRPRGDLALVGIGTRVEFDVMSLLSKGIRVHGVIEGDVDPARSIPELVDLHQRGLFPMDRLIVTFPFENIADAVAGMRDGTAIKPVLTFA; encoded by the coding sequence ATGCAGATCCGAGCCGCCGTCACCGACACTCCGGGTGGACCGTTCGTCATCCAGGCCGTGGACCTCGAAGCCCCACGGTCGCGCGAGGTGCTGGTCAGGATCGCCGCGGCCGGTCTGTGCCACACCGACCTCAGCATGCAGGCGATCTGGCCCCGGCGGCTCACTCCCATGGTCTTCGGCCATGAGGGGGCTGGTGTGGTCGAGGCGGTCGGCGCGGAGGTGACCGGTCTCGCGCCGGGCGACCACGTCTGCCTGACCTTCAACAGTTGCGGTTCGTGTGAGCAGTGCGCGGCCGGCTACCCGGCCTACTGCCATTCCCAGCAGGCCCTGAACACATCCGGTGGCCGTGGCGACGGCACCACCCCGTTGTCCCGCGACGGGGTCCCCGTACGCGGCGTGTTCTTCGGCCAGTCCAGCTTCGCCACGTTCGCGCTCGCCCATGAGCGCAACGTCGTCCGGGTTCCCGCCGACCTGCCGGCCGTCGTTGCCGCACCGTTGGGCTGCGGTGTGCAGACGGGGGCGGGTACGGTGTTCAACCGTCTGCGCCCCGAGCCGGGAAACTCCCTGGTCGTCATCGGTGCCGGTGGGGTCGGACTCAGCGCCCGGATGGCCGCGGTCGTCCTGGGCTGCGACCCCGTCATCGTCATCGAACCGGTCGCCTCGCGACGCGCCCTGGCCACCGAACTCGGCGCCAGGGCGGCCCTGGACCCGACGGCCGACGACCTCGCCACCGCCGTGCGCGACCTCACCGGGGGCGGCGCACACCACATCGTGGACACCACCAGCCGACCGGAGATGCTCCGGCAGGCCGTCGCCGCCCTGCGTCCCCGGGGCGACCTCGCCCTGGTCGGCATCGGCACCAGAGTCGAGTTCGACGTCATGAGCCTGCTGAGCAAGGGGATCCGTGTCCACGGCGTGATCGAGGGCGATGTGGACCCGGCGCGCTCCATCCCCGAACTGGTCGACCTTCACCAGCGTGGCCTCTTCCCGATGGACCGCCTCATCGTCACCTTCCCCTTCGAGAACATCGCCGACGCCGTGGCCGGCATGCGCGACGGCACCGCGATCAAGCCCGTCCTCACCTTCGCCTGA
- a CDS encoding response regulator transcription factor, whose product MRVLLVEDEQPLATYIAAGLRKHGSAVDVAHDGQQALDKCDITPYDVVILDRDLPVVHGDTVCRLLAQRGSARVLMLTASGAVSDRVDGLTLGADDYLGKPFAFSELVARVRALARRSTPARPPVLRAQDVELDPSRRTAERDGRLLSLTPKEFGVLERLLAADGAVVSAETLLDKVWDEHADPFTNAVRITISTLRRKLGDTPLIETVTGAGYRIAP is encoded by the coding sequence ATGCGGGTGCTGTTGGTCGAGGACGAACAGCCGCTGGCCACGTACATCGCGGCCGGGCTGCGCAAACACGGCAGCGCCGTGGACGTGGCCCACGACGGCCAGCAGGCACTGGACAAATGCGACATCACTCCGTACGACGTGGTGATCTTGGACAGGGACCTTCCGGTGGTGCACGGCGACACCGTGTGCCGGCTGCTGGCGCAGCGCGGGTCCGCCCGAGTGCTGATGCTCACCGCGTCCGGCGCCGTGTCCGACCGGGTGGACGGGCTGACCCTGGGCGCCGACGACTACCTGGGCAAGCCGTTCGCGTTCTCCGAACTGGTCGCCCGGGTGCGTGCGCTGGCCCGGCGCAGCACGCCGGCCCGCCCTCCGGTGCTGCGCGCACAGGATGTCGAACTCGATCCGTCCCGGCGCACAGCCGAACGGGATGGTCGCCTGCTGTCGCTGACCCCGAAGGAGTTCGGGGTACTGGAACGGCTGCTCGCCGCCGACGGCGCTGTGGTGAGCGCCGAGACGCTGCTGGACAAAGTCTGGGACGAGCACGCCGACCCGTTCACCAACGCCGTGCGCATCACCATCAGCACCCTGCGCCGCAAGCTCGGCGATACACCACTGATCGAAACCGTTACCGGCGCCGGATACCGGATCGCCCCATGA
- a CDS encoding oxygenase MpaB family protein, whose amino-acid sequence MQNLNRRSILTLGAALGLVAATDAPKAWAWSSADSIAGTDTVTDPWEVWDDDTDPLVAALLDNGQVPAVNEAFESWIDNGDPLPGGLPSELTSYLMEVNTLPSWADPVKLDRAAQFNKRMSMYLFLLYGLGSGIMSTVIPREARNVYWSEGGADMQARAAKTFTYGYDLSALDAFKPTGKFVVTSHKTRLTHAAVRHLLPQSPAWLAATDHPIPISNGDILITFHSLGTYVHGKLREWRGWGLRMSAAEEEAYLHMWQVALHLLGVRDEFIPATWAAAHEQSRYVLTPLLAPTPEGVDLADILLNLVSQVDLGVTRGFQREFARYVLSDKIGNWLRLPRDYVSRGVIEVGWPAYVLFREGLSPIMPETFSTFDRFVRGLAMLFLSKGSSATHTPITIPTGNRPGT is encoded by the coding sequence ATGCAGAATCTCAACAGAAGAAGCATCCTGACCCTCGGTGCCGCGCTGGGTCTGGTCGCCGCGACGGATGCTCCCAAGGCGTGGGCGTGGTCCTCCGCAGACTCGATCGCCGGAACCGACACGGTCACCGATCCATGGGAGGTCTGGGACGACGACACCGACCCGCTCGTCGCCGCACTGCTCGACAACGGCCAGGTCCCGGCGGTCAACGAGGCGTTCGAGTCATGGATCGACAACGGTGATCCGCTGCCCGGCGGCCTGCCGTCCGAACTCACCAGCTACCTCATGGAGGTCAACACCCTGCCGTCGTGGGCCGACCCGGTCAAGCTGGACCGCGCCGCCCAGTTCAACAAGCGCATGAGCATGTACCTGTTCCTGCTGTACGGCCTGGGTAGCGGAATCATGAGTACGGTGATCCCGCGGGAGGCCCGCAACGTCTACTGGTCCGAGGGCGGCGCCGACATGCAGGCGCGTGCGGCCAAGACCTTCACGTACGGCTACGACCTGAGCGCGCTGGACGCCTTCAAGCCCACGGGCAAATTCGTGGTCACCTCCCACAAGACCCGTCTCACGCACGCCGCGGTGCGGCACCTGCTGCCACAGTCACCAGCGTGGCTGGCGGCCACCGACCACCCGATTCCGATCAGCAACGGCGACATCCTGATCACCTTCCACAGCCTGGGCACCTACGTGCACGGCAAGCTGCGTGAGTGGCGTGGCTGGGGCCTGCGGATGTCGGCCGCGGAAGAGGAGGCCTACCTGCACATGTGGCAGGTCGCGCTGCACCTGCTGGGCGTGCGGGACGAGTTCATCCCCGCGACCTGGGCTGCCGCGCACGAGCAGTCACGGTACGTACTGACGCCACTGCTCGCTCCCACGCCGGAGGGTGTCGACCTGGCCGACATCCTGTTGAATCTGGTCTCCCAGGTCGACCTGGGTGTCACCAGGGGCTTCCAACGTGAGTTCGCGCGTTACGTGCTCAGCGACAAGATCGGAAACTGGCTGCGGCTGCCGCGCGACTACGTCTCACGGGGCGTGATCGAGGTCGGTTGGCCGGCGTACGTCCTCTTCCGTGAAGGGCTGTCGCCGATCATGCCGGAGACTTTCAGCACGTTCGATCGGTTCGTGCGTGGCCTGGCGATGCTGTTCCTCAGCAAGGGCTCCTCGGCGACCCACACCCCCATCACCATTCCGACCGGGAACCGGCCCGGTACCTGA
- a CDS encoding serine hydrolase domain-containing protein has translation MDSDSVRGIDRRRLVGWGGLAAVGVVAAGAPLVGAEPGQAAPAPTTPDARFAPEPSGRRIPPDARPGGAYDRYVAKLAAEDKFSGVVLLSHRGRTVLSRSYGMADAEKGIRNHEGVAVNLSSASQPFLAVAVLQLVQQGRVSLSDTVGTHLTGFASEIAEQVTIHHLLTSTSGLDAPMPDWQRVFNSREEVHAFHEQWTRQATLLVAPGSGNQLHTPGGGAGLAIAAQIVEAVTGTTYWDYVLEHVFGRSGMTGSAFYTRPQWLTDEHIAHSYMRQADGSRVDAVRNLDKGSPSPSIPGRNPGRGFVGHASGDGFATAPDLVRFAHALRDGTVLDRPFAELLTGAKLPGRGGPTSFMGYTMPVKIVNGGQWMFGRGGATGGSAANWNIYPDTGWVGVVLSNYDDVPMQEILQRETQAVTGQPVDPPGGG, from the coding sequence ATGGATTCGGATTCGGTACGTGGCATCGACCGGCGGCGGCTGGTCGGATGGGGCGGGTTGGCGGCCGTCGGTGTGGTGGCGGCCGGCGCGCCACTGGTGGGCGCTGAACCCGGCCAGGCCGCCCCGGCCCCAACCACCCCCGACGCACGCTTCGCGCCCGAGCCGTCCGGGCGTCGGATCCCGCCGGATGCCCGGCCCGGCGGCGCCTACGACCGGTACGTGGCGAAGCTGGCCGCCGAGGACAAGTTCTCCGGCGTGGTGTTGCTGTCGCACCGGGGCCGGACCGTGTTGTCGCGCAGCTACGGCATGGCCGACGCGGAGAAGGGGATCCGTAACCATGAGGGCGTCGCGGTCAACCTCTCCTCGGCGAGTCAGCCGTTCCTGGCGGTGGCCGTCTTGCAGCTGGTGCAGCAGGGCAGGGTGAGCCTGTCGGACACCGTGGGCACCCACCTGACGGGCTTCGCCAGCGAGATCGCCGAGCAGGTGACCATCCACCACCTGCTCACCAGCACCTCCGGGCTGGATGCCCCGATGCCGGACTGGCAACGCGTCTTCAACAGCAGGGAGGAGGTGCACGCGTTCCATGAGCAGTGGACCCGGCAGGCGACGCTGCTGGTCGCCCCCGGTTCGGGCAACCAGCTCCATACTCCCGGCGGCGGCGCCGGCCTGGCCATCGCCGCGCAGATCGTGGAGGCCGTGACCGGCACGACGTACTGGGATTACGTGCTCGAGCACGTCTTCGGACGCTCCGGCATGACCGGTTCGGCCTTCTACACCAGGCCGCAGTGGCTCACCGACGAGCACATCGCGCACTCGTACATGCGGCAGGCCGACGGCAGTCGGGTGGACGCCGTCCGTAACTTGGACAAGGGCAGCCCGAGCCCGTCGATACCAGGCAGGAATCCGGGCCGCGGCTTCGTCGGTCACGCCTCGGGCGACGGCTTCGCCACCGCGCCGGATCTGGTCCGGTTCGCGCACGCGCTGCGCGATGGCACGGTGCTGGACCGGCCCTTCGCCGAGTTGTTGACCGGGGCCAAGCTCCCCGGCCGCGGCGGCCCCACGTCGTTCATGGGGTACACGATGCCGGTCAAGATCGTAAACGGTGGTCAGTGGATGTTCGGGCGCGGCGGCGCCACCGGCGGCAGCGCCGCCAACTGGAACATCTACCCGGACACCGGCTGGGTCGGCGTCGTCCTCAGCAACTATGACGACGTGCCCATGCAGGAGATCCTCCAGCGGGAGACGCAGGCCGTCACCGGTCAGCCAGTCGACCCACCGGGCGGCGGCTGA
- a CDS encoding sensor histidine kinase — protein MTWRLTARSRLTLLYTGLVLAAGFLLTALTYVLLFHSLRLHIDEAMSTLLTRAAPVLLVVTALAGLTGWLVAGRILRPIRTISGTAKRLSAENLSERIPVRQPADELAALSTTINSMLDRIQHGIAERDRVLNSQRLFVANAAHELRTPLTTMRTAIDVTLDGEPDRAALVAMAGDIATAVETSQRTLDGLLVLARSQAGPPRRTPVDLAEVVAATVADAADQAANRAVTLWADLRPAPASGEPVLLERMAGNLLENALRYNHAGGDVTVTSGTANGYAFLRVVNTGPPVTPDEERRLFEPFVRGVGNGTRGAGLGLSIVRAVVTAHDGEISSTARPTGGMDIAVHLPQALVAPNSG, from the coding sequence ATGACCTGGCGACTGACCGCCCGCAGCCGTCTCACGCTGCTGTACACCGGCCTGGTACTGGCCGCAGGATTTCTGCTCACGGCGCTGACGTACGTGCTGCTGTTCCACAGCCTGCGGCTGCATATCGACGAAGCGATGTCCACGCTGCTGACCCGGGCCGCGCCGGTGCTGCTGGTGGTGACCGCGCTGGCCGGGCTGACCGGCTGGCTGGTAGCCGGGCGGATACTGCGCCCCATCCGCACGATCTCCGGGACCGCGAAGCGGCTGTCCGCGGAGAACCTGTCCGAACGGATACCCGTCCGCCAGCCCGCCGACGAACTCGCCGCACTGTCCACCACCATCAACAGCATGCTGGACCGCATCCAGCACGGCATCGCCGAACGCGACCGGGTCCTCAACAGCCAGCGCCTCTTCGTCGCCAACGCCGCGCACGAACTACGCACCCCGCTCACCACCATGCGCACCGCCATCGACGTCACCCTCGACGGCGAACCCGACCGAGCCGCACTCGTCGCGATGGCCGGCGACATCGCCACCGCCGTCGAAACCAGCCAGCGGACCCTCGACGGGCTCCTGGTCCTGGCCCGCAGCCAGGCCGGCCCGCCCCGCCGGACGCCCGTGGATCTGGCCGAGGTCGTCGCCGCGACGGTTGCCGACGCCGCCGACCAGGCAGCCAACAGGGCCGTCACCCTGTGGGCAGACCTGCGGCCGGCGCCGGCCAGCGGCGAGCCGGTGCTGCTGGAGCGGATGGCCGGCAACCTGCTGGAGAACGCGCTGCGCTACAACCACGCCGGTGGTGACGTCACGGTGACCTCCGGCACCGCCAACGGGTACGCGTTCCTGCGGGTCGTCAACACCGGCCCGCCGGTCACGCCGGACGAGGAACGACGGCTGTTCGAACCGTTCGTCCGAGGCGTCGGCAACGGCACCCGCGGGGCCGGGCTCGGCCTGTCCATCGTCCGGGCGGTCGTCACCGCGCACGACGGAGAGATCTCCAGCACCGCCCGGCCGACCGGGGGCATGGACATCGCCGTACACCTACCGCAGGCCCTGGTGGCCCCTAATTCCGGGTGA
- a CDS encoding TetR/AcrR family transcriptional regulator codes for MTGGPTAATRPRNRRQVIVDAAGQVFSERGYHAASMEEIAAAVGISAAALYRHFPNKYALFAECANIMVDKLVAAVDGWPPEAALKDVLVALTRVTVSHRASGGLYRWEARYLERADRRLLRTKFAHVVGRVTETVRREHPLPDERLRAVAALGVIGSVTMHHTSIAQRRIEELLLASAMRVAATDPAAATGNARPVELPVQPVPRTRRAEILAAAIPLFARDGFANVTNVQIAQAVGLAPSAIYRHYPGKVDILVAACLQAAGLLAQAVDRSLHQATDPHQAVVALAAAYVAYCFEHNALNSVAEAEIVGLPADLRRPLILAQREHIAVWEQQLRTVRPELDPRQARLLVHAGFGVVVEAGRALRWQDAPGHREAVTALVTGALAL; via the coding sequence GTGACCGGCGGGCCGACCGCGGCCACCCGACCGCGCAACCGCAGGCAGGTCATCGTCGACGCGGCCGGCCAGGTGTTCAGCGAGCGCGGCTACCACGCGGCGTCCATGGAGGAGATCGCCGCCGCCGTGGGTATCAGCGCGGCAGCGCTGTACCGGCACTTCCCGAACAAGTACGCGCTGTTCGCCGAGTGCGCCAACATCATGGTGGACAAGCTCGTCGCGGCTGTCGACGGGTGGCCGCCCGAGGCGGCCCTGAAGGATGTGCTCGTTGCCCTCACCCGGGTCACCGTCTCGCACCGCGCGTCGGGCGGCCTCTACCGGTGGGAGGCCCGCTACCTCGAGCGCGCGGACCGCCGGCTGCTTCGGACGAAGTTCGCGCACGTCGTGGGGCGGGTGACCGAGACGGTACGGCGCGAGCACCCGCTGCCCGACGAGCGCCTGCGGGCCGTGGCGGCCCTCGGTGTGATCGGGTCCGTCACGATGCACCACACCTCGATCGCCCAACGCCGGATCGAGGAACTGTTGTTGGCATCCGCCATGCGCGTGGCGGCAACCGATCCGGCGGCGGCCACGGGCAATGCGCGCCCGGTCGAACTGCCCGTCCAGCCCGTGCCCCGTACCCGGCGCGCCGAGATCCTGGCAGCGGCCATCCCGTTGTTCGCGCGGGACGGGTTCGCCAACGTCACGAACGTGCAGATCGCACAGGCGGTGGGGCTCGCCCCGTCCGCGATCTACCGCCATTACCCCGGCAAGGTCGACATCCTGGTGGCCGCGTGTCTGCAGGCGGCGGGACTGCTGGCCCAGGCCGTGGACCGGAGCCTCCATCAGGCGACCGATCCGCATCAGGCCGTGGTCGCGCTGGCGGCGGCGTACGTGGCCTACTGTTTCGAGCACAACGCGCTCAACAGCGTCGCCGAAGCCGAGATCGTCGGTCTGCCGGCCGACCTGCGGCGTCCCTTGATCCTCGCGCAGCGTGAGCACATCGCCGTCTGGGAGCAGCAGCTACGGACGGTTCGTCCGGAACTGGACCCGCGACAGGCCCGGCTGCTGGTGCACGCGGGGTTCGGCGTGGTGGTCGAGGCCGGGCGCGCCCTGCGATGGCAGGACGCCCCCGGCCACCGGGAGGCGGTCACCGCCCTGGTCACCGGCGCTCTGGCCCTGTGA